The proteins below come from a single Triticum aestivum cultivar Chinese Spring chromosome 5D, IWGSC CS RefSeq v2.1, whole genome shotgun sequence genomic window:
- the LOC123122992 gene encoding probable methyltransferase PMT28 codes for MTVFRGPPGRPSALVSWWRRRPPLGFAAKVSIAIALGLSFVVTWTTLAPTSSSQQISTERTYFAADVADPPPGALAPPRNATARAVHRKPRPASPRARKKRRAPPGSRRPNATPSPDAAALRSNLTDPDARPEPEQPNKPEPEWEWEDEQEPELSVPEDDADATGKAPKEEENDDKAPALEWADESSELDAEEEEDPEAAKGKASKKKKKKLPPLFSPAAHYHWKLCSAKSGHHYTPCVDFDGDGSQKHHERSCPRSPVTCLVSLPKEYKLPAPWPERKEKIWYGNVGHPRLSSYAKDHSWLNRTGEHLVFPPEESEFKGGARHYIDTIDEMAPDLDWGKNIRIALDIGCKSAGFGVALLEKDVITLSLGLTNDQTDLAQVALERGIPATIGSLGSRRLPFPSGSFDIIHCSECNIPWHSNGGKLLIEMNRILRPGGYFIISSRHGDLESEEGISASMASVCWNVIAYNSDDVSELGVKIFQRPASNDEYDLRAKKDPPFCKEEQNKATAWYTPIKHCLHKAPAGIEERGSEWPEEWPKRLETFPDWLGDLQTRASADHSHWKAVVEKSYLDGLGINWTNIRNVLDMKAVYGGFAAALSSEKVWVMNVVPVHAPDTLPVIFERGLVGVYHDWCEPFSTYPRSYDLLHADHLFSRLKNRCKEPVAILVEMDRILRPGGWAIIREKLEILDPLEAILKSLHWEIVMTFRKDKEGIMSVKKTTWRP; via the exons ATGACGGTGTTCCGGGGCCCGCCCGGCCGGCCCTCGGCGCTCGTGAGCTGGTGGAGGAGGCGCCCGCCGCTGGGCTTCGCCGCCAAGGTCTCCATCGCCATCGCGCTCGGCCTCTCCTTCGTCGTCACCTGGACCACGCTcgccccgacctcctcctcccagCAGATCTCCACCGAGCGCACCTACTTCGCCGCCGACGTCGCCGACCCGCCCCCTGGAGCGCTGGCGCCCCCCCGCAACGCCACCGCCCGCGCCGTCCACAGGAAGCCCCGCCCCGCCAGCCCCCGCGCCCGCAAGAAGCGCCGCGCCCCGCCTGGATCCCGCCGCCCCAATGCCACCccctcgcccgacgccgccgcgcTGAGGTCCAACCTCACCGACCCGGACGCGAGGCCCGAGCCGGAACAACCCAACAAGCCAGAGCCGGAGTGGGAGTGGGAGGACGAGCAGGAGCCGGAACTGTCCGTGCCGGAGGACGACGCGGATGCCACGGGGAAGGCGCCCAAGGAGGAGGAGAACGACGACAAGGCGCCGGCCCTGGAATGGGCCGACGAATCCAGCGAGCTggacgccgaggaggaggaggacccggaggcGGCCAAGGGCAAggcttccaagaagaagaagaagaagctgccgcCTCTCTTCAGCCCGGCCGCGCATTACCACTGGAAGCTCTGCAGCGCAAAGAGCGGCCACCACTACACCCCTTGCGTGGATTTCGATGGGGATGGGAGCCAGAAGCACCACGAGCGGAGCTGCCCGAGGTCGCCGGTGACGTGCCTGGTGTCGCTGCCAAAGGAGTACAAGCTGCCTGCTCCATggccggagaggaaggagaag ATTTGGTATGGGAATGTTGGACATCCTAGGTTGTCGAGCTATGCCAAGGACCACAGCTGGCTGAATCGGACCGGCGAGCACCTGGTGTTCCCGCCGGAGGAATCGGAGTTCAAAGGCGGCGCAAGACATTATATCGACACGATTGATGAG ATGGCACCTGATCTTGATTGGGGTAAAAATATTCGCATAGCATTGGACATTGGATGCAAAAGTGCTGGATTTGGAGTTGCTCTACTCGAGAAGGATGTGATTACACTATCATTAGGCCTTACAAATGATCAGACAGACCTTGCACAAGTTGCCCTTGAACGCGGCATCCCTGCAACAATTGGCAGTCTGGGATCAAGAAGATTACCCTTTCCTAGTGGTTCATTTGATATTATCCACTGTAGTGAATGCAACATACCATGGCATTCTAATG GTGGAAAGCTTCTCATAGAGATGAATAGGATCCTTCGCCCAGGAGGATACTTCATTATCTCGAGCAGACACGGTGATCTCGAGAGTGAAGAAG GAATATCAGCTTCAATGGCTTCAGTTTGCTGGAACGTAATAGCTTACAACAGTGATGATGTCAGCGAGCTTGGAGTAAAGATATTTCAGCGACCAGCCtcaaatgatgagtatgacctgaGAGCAAAAAAAGATCCTCCATTTTGCAAGGAAGAGCAAAACAAAGCTACTGCATG GTATACTCCAATCAAGCATTGCCTGCACAAAGCTCCTGCTGGTATCGAAGAAAGAGGCAGTGAGTGGCCTGAGGAGTGGCCCAAGAGGCTCGAGACTTTTCCTGACTGGCTCGGGGACCTGCAGACAAGGGCGTCTGCTGATCATAGCCATTGGAAGGCCGTCGTTGAGAAATCGTATCTGGATGGGTTGGGTATTAACTGGACAAATATCCGAAACGTGCTGGATATGAAGGCTGTATATGGAGG ATTTGCTGCAGCTTTGTCGTCCGAAAAAGTCTGGGTCATGAATGTTGTCCCCGTGCATGCTCCAGACACCTTACCTGTAATCTTTGAGCGTGGGCTGGTTGGTGTTTATCACGACTGGTGCGAACCATTTAGCACATACCCAAGGTCGTACGATCTTCTTCACGCCGACCATTTGTTCTCACGCTTGAAGAACAG ATGCAAGGAACCTGTTGCGATCTTGGTCGAGATGGACC
- the LOC123122994 gene encoding putative S-adenosyl-L-methionine-dependent methyltransferase Mvan_1344, giving the protein MVSCGRLAAARYPLIPSPRRASGILRPPRRELRSWSIMSSSEEEKAAGANGEQRLQEGEDEGVLAAAMEQLAAEGVRALHARVEAEWDPVLQSACQTAAVRALWASAVRDPAAGVLAGERHLRGLHEKMRRDERTGAREVHGVMIAVRTLWFDARIEAAVAGLGGAAQVVLLGAGMDARAYRLGCLKDCAVFELDFADLLDMKSDILHEAMSSGNHQKLTMMAKSLTRVPADIRDVDWMTKLQSCGYVPERNTVWVLEGILYYLHHVHAMQVLETIAACRTSACTVLLADFMNKNAASLSQTMYHFYHDSPDLLLPSIGFSQAMLSQIGDPQAHFGLLNHPQNLFDKLRRLPRTVEINPEDGTPCRRLYLVEASASPDDHTTL; this is encoded by the exons ATGGTATCGTGTGGCCGGCTGGCCGCTGCGCGCTACCCCCTAATCCCGTCTCCCCGGAGAGCCAGCGGCatactccggccgccgcgccgagaGCTACGCAGCTGGTCGATCATGTCGTCCTCCGAAGAGGAGAAGGCGGCCGGCGCCAATGGCGAGCAGCGGCTgcaggagggagaggacgagggcgtgctggcggcggcgatggagcagcTGGCGGCGGAGGGGGTGCGGGCGCTGCACGCGCGGGTGGAGGCGGAGTGGGACCCCGTGCTGCAGAGCGCGTGCCAGACGGCGGCCGTGCGGGCGCTGTGGGCGAGCGCGGTGCGGGACCCGGCCGCCGGGGTGCTGGCCGGGGAGCGCCACCTCAGGGGCCTCCACGAGAAGATGCGCCGCGACGAGCGCACCGGCGCGCGCGAGGTGCACGGGGTCATGATCGCCGTGCGCACGCTCTGGTTCGACGCCCGCATCGAGGCCGCCGTCGCCGGCCTCGGCGGCGCCGCGCAGGTCGTCCTCCTCGGCGCAG GGATGGACGCAAGAGCCTATCGACTGGGCTGCCTAAAGGACTGCGCCGTATTTGAACTCGACTTTGCAGATCTCCTAGATATGAAATCAGATATTCTGCATGAAGCAATGAGTTCTGGAAATCATCAAAAACTCACCATGATGGCAAAATCATTGACTAGAGTTCCTGCTGATATACGAGATGTTGACTGGATGACCAAGCTACAGAGTTGTGGGTATGTTCCTGAAAGAAATACTGTATGGGTTCTTGAAGGAATCCTCTATTACCTTCATCATGTGCATGCGATGCAAGTCCTTGAAACCATTGCGGCATGCCGCACCTCAGCCTGCACGGTCCTCCTTGCTGACTTTATGAACAAGAATGCGGCATCACTGTCGCAGACGATGTACCATTTCTACCACGACAGCCCTGATCTCCTACTGCCTTCTATCGGGTTCTCTCAGGCAATGTTGTCACAAATTGGAGACCCCCAAGCACATTTTGGTCTCCTAAATCATCCACAAAATCTGTTTGATAAGCTGAGGAGATTGCCAAGAACAGTGGAGATTAATCCAGAGGATGGCACACCATGCCGAAGATTGTATTTGGTAGAAGCCTCTGCTTCTCCAGATGATCACACCACTTTATAA
- the LOC123122995 gene encoding uncharacterized protein — MSAPTPAVHSLSSPPPPQAPATPPLRRATSAASTLRESPEPPLAPLSISSRRAALLALVLAASPARPAAAAFSFSFPGPKELLREQKRKSARFLLAPIAASRETLVKAQDLLASENASAADAEEVRGRLSAAGRDCVPRERNSVVAFQSRTGVEVCTFSLILKNAASLLDDKDPVKVEADASLAELIQSFSDLGTVVENSNFELSDDRKKMKDDLLSTISALDKYEQGVKDCLGV; from the exons ATGAGCGCCCCGACTCCCGCCGTCCACTCGCtcagctccccgccgccgccgcaggcgcCGGCAACGCCTCCTCTCCGGCGCGCTACCTCCGCGGCGTCCACCCTCCGGGAGTCCCCAGAGCCTCCTCTAGCGCCCCTGAGCATCTCCTCTCGCCGCGCCGCCCTCCTCGCCCTCGTCCTGGCCGCCTCGCCGGcaaggcccgccgccgccgccttctccttcAGCTTCC CTGGGCCGAAGGAGTTGCTGCGGGAGCAGAAGAGGAAGTCGGCGCGCTTCCTGCTCGCGCCCATCGCCGCCTCCCGCGAGACCCTCGTCAAAGCCCAGGACCTTCTCG CTTCGGAGAATGCGTCTGCCGCGGACGCCGAGGAGGTGAGGGGGCGCCTGAGCGCGGCGGGGAGGGACTGCGTGCCGCGGGAGAGGAACTCGGTAGTCGCCTTTCAGTCACGAACCGGCGTCGAG GTCTGCACATTCAGCTTGATTCTGAAGAATGCCGCGTCGCTGCTCGACGATAAGGATCCTGTCAAGGTTGAAGCTGATGCCAGCCTTGCAGAGCTAATACA ATCATTCTCTGACCTGGGAACTGTGGTGGAGAACAGTAACTTTGAGCTCAGTGATGATAG AAAGAAGATGAAGGATGACCTGCTGAGCACTATCTCCGCCCTTGATAAATACGAACAGGGTGTTAAGGATTGTTTAGGTGTATAG